From a region of the Haloferax volcanii DS2 genome:
- a CDS encoding DUF5802 family protein, with the protein MFERFSSSYFLGRLYVEPYDGAEAAIHRTEHERLNECVYTDGRGVERVDYPLVMKLDTAHFPVVGDDGVPSGTLALPRDAVDSDALPDDRPVLLADAPRAAELLRYAGYDPDDLAPGGPGGSDPDRPDDRLA; encoded by the coding sequence ATGTTCGAACGCTTCTCCAGCAGTTACTTCCTCGGTCGGTTGTACGTCGAACCGTACGACGGGGCCGAGGCGGCGATTCACCGAACGGAACACGAGCGACTCAACGAGTGCGTCTACACGGACGGCCGCGGCGTCGAGCGAGTCGATTACCCGCTCGTGATGAAACTCGACACGGCCCACTTCCCGGTCGTCGGCGACGACGGCGTTCCCTCGGGGACGCTCGCGCTCCCCCGAGACGCCGTGGACTCCGACGCGCTCCCGGACGACCGACCGGTGCTTCTCGCCGACGCCCCGCGAGCCGCCGAGTTGCTCCGATACGCCGGCTACGACCCCGACGACCTCGCACCCGGCGGCCCCGGCGGCTCCGACCCCGACCGACCCGACGACAGGCTGGCCTGA
- a CDS encoding D-2-hydroxyacid dehydrogenase has translation MSDPDIAVLRQKIHGLSAEAYAETLRERLPDREVALATTPAEERDLLSRARVATGFDVSEADLDAAENLDLFACVFAGTGHLPIEAFEARDVAVTNASGVHGPNIAEQVLGSLLYFARRFHVAERQKDAGVWQSYPTVELQGSTVVVVGLGALGEAVVDRLDPFGVETVGVRHSPEKGGPTDEVVGFDDEQGLHDAFARADYVVIACPLTDATRGLVDADAFASMAPDTVLVNVGRGPVVDTDALVSQLRSNGIRGAALDVTDPEPLPADHPLWEFENVLITPHNAGHTPKYWERMADIIAENLDKLDAGDDDLRNRVA, from the coding sequence ATGTCCGACCCAGACATCGCGGTGCTTCGGCAGAAGATTCACGGCCTGTCTGCCGAGGCGTACGCCGAAACGCTCCGCGAGCGGCTCCCCGACCGCGAGGTCGCCCTCGCCACGACTCCCGCGGAGGAGCGAGACCTCCTCTCCCGCGCGCGAGTCGCGACCGGGTTCGACGTGAGCGAAGCCGACCTCGACGCCGCCGAGAACCTCGACCTGTTCGCCTGCGTGTTCGCCGGCACGGGCCACCTCCCCATCGAGGCGTTCGAGGCCCGCGACGTGGCCGTCACCAACGCCTCCGGCGTCCACGGCCCGAACATCGCCGAGCAGGTCCTCGGGAGCCTCCTCTACTTCGCCCGTCGCTTCCACGTCGCGGAGCGACAGAAAGACGCCGGCGTCTGGCAGTCGTACCCGACGGTCGAACTGCAAGGCTCGACGGTCGTCGTCGTCGGCCTCGGCGCGCTCGGCGAGGCCGTCGTGGACCGACTCGACCCGTTCGGCGTCGAGACTGTCGGCGTGCGCCACTCGCCGGAGAAGGGCGGCCCGACCGACGAGGTCGTCGGCTTCGACGACGAACAGGGCCTCCACGACGCCTTCGCGCGCGCCGACTACGTCGTCATCGCGTGCCCGCTGACCGACGCCACTCGCGGCCTCGTCGACGCCGACGCGTTCGCGTCGATGGCTCCCGACACCGTCCTCGTCAACGTCGGCCGCGGTCCGGTCGTCGATACCGACGCGCTCGTCTCCCAACTCCGGAGCAACGGCATCCGCGGGGCCGCGCTCGACGTGACCGACCCCGAACCGCTCCCCGCGGACCACCCGCTTTGGGAGTTCGAAAACGTCCTCATCACGCCCCACAACGCCGGCCACACCCCGAAGTACTGGGAGCGCATGGCCGACATCATCGCCGAGAACCTCGACAAACTGGACGCCGGCGACGACGACCTGCGGAACCGCGTGGCCTAA
- a CDS encoding helix-turn-helix transcriptional regulator — translation MNGDETSAQLSHLLVRRSSFIRALAERPRDKRGLADDLDTSRSTVDRVVRELLDAGLAERAEGRYRLTCVGRCALGAYDECLDSLRGVRSARDLLSMLPADAPLDPAFLTGATVHTSTPDIPDSAIQELFSSVEDAERVYGVAPVALVGQLRPFYETATEGGTVVEMVIADELFDRLAAAPDSHAVIANQLRHDSVTLYRGEVPFRFGLWVTEAEAGLVVYTDTGVGGVARNDTEAAVQWATAQFEALRENADRRTLDSLDEVTDNG, via the coding sequence GTGAACGGAGACGAGACTTCAGCACAGCTTTCGCACCTCCTCGTGAGGCGGTCGTCGTTCATCCGGGCGCTCGCGGAGCGACCGCGAGACAAGCGCGGCCTCGCGGACGACCTCGACACCTCGCGGTCGACGGTCGACCGCGTCGTCCGCGAACTGCTCGACGCCGGCCTCGCCGAGCGCGCCGAGGGTCGGTATCGGCTGACTTGCGTCGGCCGGTGCGCGCTCGGCGCGTACGACGAGTGTCTCGACTCGCTCCGCGGCGTCCGCTCGGCGCGGGACCTCCTGTCGATGCTGCCGGCCGACGCGCCGCTCGACCCCGCGTTCCTGACGGGCGCGACGGTCCACACGTCGACGCCGGACATCCCGGACAGCGCGATTCAGGAGCTGTTTTCGAGCGTCGAGGACGCGGAGCGAGTCTACGGCGTCGCCCCGGTCGCGCTCGTCGGCCAACTTCGCCCGTTCTACGAGACCGCCACCGAGGGCGGGACGGTCGTCGAGATGGTTATCGCCGACGAGCTGTTCGACCGACTCGCCGCCGCCCCGGACTCGCACGCGGTCATCGCCAACCAGCTCCGACACGACTCGGTGACGCTCTACCGCGGGGAAGTCCCGTTCCGGTTCGGCCTCTGGGTGACCGAAGCGGAGGCGGGACTCGTCGTCTACACCGACACGGGCGTCGGCGGAGTCGCCCGCAACGACACCGAAGCCGCCGTCCAGTGGGCCACAGCGCAGTTCGAAGCGCTCCGCGAGAACGCGGACCGCCGGACGCTCGACTCGCTCGACGAAGTCACAGACAACGGGTGA
- a CDS encoding MogA/MoaB family molybdenum cofactor biosynthesis protein: MSDHDQHYGADDHGRDQHHGEGDGDDDHGHHHHDVDDLEAAVLTISSTRDVDDDPAGDAIAELLHEAGHSVSVRRVVDDDYDEIQIAVARMADRGDVDVTVTTGGTGVTPDDRTVEAATQLFEKTLPGFGELFRRLSYDDIGTKVVGTRATAGVVDGMPTFCLPGSENAARLGTAEIIVPEAPHLTGLARRDAE; this comes from the coding sequence GTGAGCGACCACGACCAGCACTACGGGGCCGACGACCACGGCCGCGACCAGCACCACGGCGAGGGGGACGGCGACGACGACCACGGCCATCACCACCACGACGTCGACGACCTCGAAGCGGCGGTGCTGACGATTTCCTCGACCCGCGACGTTGACGACGACCCCGCGGGCGACGCGATAGCGGAACTGCTCCACGAGGCGGGCCACTCGGTGTCGGTCCGTCGGGTCGTCGACGACGACTACGACGAGATACAGATCGCGGTCGCACGGATGGCCGACCGCGGCGACGTCGACGTGACGGTCACGACCGGCGGAACGGGCGTCACGCCCGACGACCGAACCGTCGAGGCGGCGACGCAGTTGTTCGAGAAGACGCTTCCCGGCTTCGGTGAACTGTTCCGGCGGCTCTCGTACGACGACATCGGAACCAAGGTCGTCGGCACCCGAGCCACCGCGGGCGTCGTCGACGGGATGCCGACGTTCTGCCTGCCTGGGAGCGAGAACGCCGCCCGCCTCGGGACCGCGGAGATAATCGTCCCCGAAGCGCCGCATCTCACCGGACTGGCGCGGCGCGACGCGGAGTAG
- a CDS encoding Vms1/Ankzf1 family peptidyl-tRNA hydrolase — protein MLDELLGRAELKARIAELEDERDALAGRLEGESERRAEAARARQEAEAEVNRLEDRITELEDRVERLSGDDDSLDFRGTEDLRGDRLREVLSRLDSLSTDEEGALTAAVSDDRSLPSAAESAFGGRAPLVRRAAPCVALTDDAGVVSVALSPPRQPDDFDRWSDGFDLDPVWFHPTETTAVALVRGDLFALGRYEDGDLEFVEGFESDVKSAHSKGGFSQGRFERIREGQIDDHIDRCHEALDEFLGGGSGAGERAGDDADLVVLGERTVLGEFRDRAALTATVDASGDPETALTEASREFWTTRLYRL, from the coding sequence ATGCTGGACGAGTTGTTGGGTCGAGCCGAACTCAAAGCGCGCATCGCCGAGTTGGAAGACGAACGCGACGCGTTGGCCGGGCGTCTGGAGGGCGAGTCCGAGCGGCGAGCGGAGGCGGCCCGCGCGCGACAGGAAGCCGAGGCGGAGGTCAACCGCCTCGAAGACCGCATCACCGAACTCGAAGACCGCGTGGAGCGCCTCTCGGGCGACGACGACTCGCTGGACTTCCGCGGGACCGAGGACCTCCGCGGCGACCGCCTCCGCGAGGTGCTGTCGCGCCTCGACTCGCTTTCGACCGACGAGGAGGGCGCGCTCACCGCCGCCGTCTCCGACGACCGCTCGCTTCCCTCGGCCGCCGAGTCCGCGTTCGGCGGCCGCGCCCCGCTCGTCCGCCGGGCCGCGCCCTGCGTCGCGCTCACCGACGACGCCGGAGTAGTGAGCGTCGCGCTCTCGCCGCCCCGCCAGCCCGACGACTTCGACCGCTGGAGCGACGGCTTCGACCTCGACCCGGTGTGGTTCCACCCGACCGAGACCACCGCCGTCGCGCTCGTCCGCGGCGACCTGTTCGCCCTCGGCCGCTACGAGGACGGCGACCTCGAATTCGTCGAGGGCTTCGAGAGCGACGTGAAGTCCGCCCACTCGAAAGGCGGGTTCTCGCAGGGGCGGTTCGAGCGCATCCGCGAGGGCCAAATCGACGACCACATCGACCGCTGTCACGAGGCGCTCGACGAGTTCCTCGGCGGCGGGTCCGGCGCGGGCGAGAGAGCCGGCGACGACGCCGACCTCGTCGTGCTCGGCGAGCGAACCGTCCTCGGTGAGTTCCGCGACCGAGCCGCGCTGACCGCGACCGTCGACGCCAGCGGCGACCCCGAGACGGCGCTCACGGAGGCGTCCAGAGAGTTCTGGACCACGCGGCTCTACCGGCTCTGA
- the ilvD gene encoding dihydroxy-acid dehydratase produces the protein MSQQSPREEDPDDVFSSGKDPNLRSTEVTEGPDKAPHRAMFRAMGFDDEDFSSPMVGVPNPAADITPCNVHLDDVADAAIEGIDAAGGMPIEFGTVTISDAISMGTEGMKASLISREVIADSVELVSFGERMDALVTVAGCDKNLPGMMMAAIRTDLPSVFLYGGSIMPGQHEGREVTVQNVFEGVGTYAEGDMSADELDDLERHACPGAGSCGGMFTANTMASISEALGMAPLGSASAPAESDERYENARRAGEVVLDCVENDRRPSDILTKKSFENAITLQVATGGSTNAVLHLLALAAEAGVDLDIEEFNEISRRTPKIANLQPGGTRVMNDLHEIGGIPVVIRRLVEAGLFHGDAMTVTGRTIAEELDHLDLPDDDGLEADFLYTVDEPYQDEGAIKILTGNLAPDGAVLKVTGDDAFHHTGPARVFENEEDAMRYVQEGHIEEGDVIAIRNEGPRGGPGMREMLGVTAAVVGQGHEDDVALLTDGRFSGATRGPMVGHVAPEAAEGGPIGLLEDGDEVTVDIPNRELSVDLSDEELEARKEDWEPKPPAYTSGVLAKYARDFGSAANGAVTNPALTRDE, from the coding sequence ATGAGCCAGCAGTCCCCACGCGAGGAGGACCCGGACGACGTGTTCTCCAGCGGTAAGGACCCGAACCTCCGCAGCACGGAGGTCACGGAGGGTCCAGACAAGGCCCCGCACCGTGCGATGTTCCGCGCCATGGGCTTCGACGACGAGGACTTCTCGTCGCCGATGGTCGGCGTGCCGAACCCCGCCGCCGACATCACCCCGTGTAACGTCCACCTCGACGACGTTGCCGACGCCGCCATCGAGGGCATCGACGCCGCGGGCGGGATGCCCATCGAGTTCGGGACCGTCACCATCTCCGACGCCATCTCCATGGGGACAGAAGGCATGAAGGCCTCGCTCATCTCCCGCGAGGTCATCGCCGACTCCGTCGAACTCGTCTCCTTCGGCGAGCGCATGGACGCGCTCGTCACCGTCGCCGGCTGCGACAAGAACCTCCCCGGCATGATGATGGCCGCCATCCGAACGGACCTTCCCTCCGTCTTCCTCTACGGTGGCTCCATCATGCCCGGCCAGCACGAGGGCCGCGAGGTGACCGTCCAGAACGTCTTCGAGGGCGTCGGCACCTACGCCGAAGGCGACATGAGCGCCGACGAACTCGACGACCTCGAACGCCACGCCTGCCCCGGCGCGGGCTCCTGCGGCGGGATGTTCACCGCTAACACGATGGCCTCCATCTCCGAGGCGCTCGGGATGGCCCCCCTCGGGTCGGCCTCCGCGCCCGCCGAGTCCGACGAGCGCTACGAGAACGCCCGCCGCGCCGGCGAGGTCGTCCTCGACTGCGTGGAGAACGACCGCCGCCCCTCCGACATCCTCACGAAGAAGTCCTTCGAGAACGCCATCACGCTCCAGGTCGCCACCGGCGGGTCGACCAACGCCGTGCTCCACCTGCTCGCGCTGGCCGCCGAGGCCGGCGTCGACCTCGATATCGAGGAGTTCAACGAGATTTCCCGGCGCACGCCGAAGATCGCCAACCTCCAGCCCGGCGGCACGCGCGTCATGAACGACCTCCACGAAATCGGCGGCATCCCGGTCGTCATCCGCCGTCTCGTCGAGGCCGGCCTGTTCCACGGCGACGCGATGACCGTCACCGGCCGCACCATCGCCGAGGAGCTCGACCACCTCGACCTCCCGGACGACGACGGCCTCGAAGCGGACTTCCTCTACACGGTCGACGAGCCGTATCAGGACGAGGGCGCAATCAAGATTCTCACCGGCAACCTCGCGCCCGACGGCGCGGTGCTGAAGGTGACCGGCGACGACGCCTTCCACCACACCGGCCCCGCCCGCGTCTTCGAGAACGAGGAGGACGCGATGCGCTACGTGCAGGAGGGCCACATCGAGGAAGGCGACGTCATCGCCATCCGAAACGAGGGACCGCGCGGCGGCCCCGGCATGCGCGAGATGCTCGGCGTCACCGCCGCCGTGGTCGGACAGGGCCACGAGGACGACGTGGCGCTTCTCACCGACGGTCGGTTCTCCGGCGCGACGCGCGGCCCGATGGTCGGCCACGTCGCTCCCGAGGCGGCCGAGGGCGGCCCCATCGGTCTCCTCGAAGACGGCGACGAGGTGACCGTCGACATCCCGAACCGCGAACTCTCCGTGGACCTCTCTGACGAGGAACTCGAAGCGCGGAAGGAAGACTGGGAACCCAAGCCGCCGGCGTACACCTCCGGCGTGCTGGCGAAGTACGCCCGTGACTTCGGCTCCGCCGCGAACGGCGCGGTGACGAACCCGGCGCTCACGCGCGACGAATAA
- a CDS encoding dipeptide epimerase, which produces MLATEFELVSMSLAEPFGIARGVQTEAENVVVRIEDEGGMTGVGAAAPSSHYGETADTVEAVLPDLLSVVEAVGDAHAIDRIEREMAETVRRNPAARTAVSIALHDLAAKRLGVPLYRLWGLDPSRTPTSSYTVGLDDLDTMREKTAEAYEAGYGVLKVKLGTDRDRAIIEAVRDEAPGVTIRVDANEAWTPREAVEMTEFLADHGVEFVEQPVPAEDHEGLKFVYDRGALPIAADESCITAADIPRIADRVDIANLKLMKCGGLTEAKRAIHAARAHGLEVMLGCMIESNAAIAAGCHLAPLLDYADLDGSLLLADDPYEGVPMPNGEIDLDALDRPGTGAQRR; this is translated from the coding sequence ATGCTCGCGACCGAGTTTGAGCTCGTCTCGATGTCGCTCGCGGAGCCGTTCGGCATCGCCCGCGGCGTCCAGACCGAGGCCGAGAACGTCGTCGTCCGCATCGAGGACGAAGGCGGCATGACGGGCGTCGGCGCGGCCGCCCCGTCGTCGCACTACGGCGAGACCGCCGACACCGTCGAGGCCGTGCTTCCCGACCTGCTCTCGGTGGTCGAGGCGGTCGGGGACGCCCACGCCATCGACCGCATCGAGCGCGAGATGGCCGAGACGGTCCGCCGCAACCCGGCCGCGCGGACCGCCGTGAGCATCGCGCTGCACGACCTCGCGGCCAAGCGCCTCGGCGTCCCGCTGTATCGCCTCTGGGGGCTCGACCCCTCGCGGACGCCCACCTCGTCGTACACCGTCGGTCTCGACGACCTCGACACGATGCGCGAGAAGACCGCGGAGGCCTACGAGGCCGGCTACGGCGTGCTCAAGGTCAAACTCGGCACCGACCGCGACAGAGCTATCATCGAGGCCGTCCGCGACGAGGCTCCCGGCGTGACCATCCGCGTCGACGCCAACGAGGCGTGGACGCCCCGCGAGGCCGTCGAGATGACCGAGTTCCTCGCAGACCACGGCGTCGAGTTCGTCGAACAGCCGGTCCCCGCCGAGGACCACGAGGGCCTGAAGTTCGTCTACGACCGCGGCGCGCTCCCCATCGCGGCCGACGAGTCCTGCATCACCGCCGCCGACATCCCGCGCATCGCCGACCGCGTCGATATCGCGAACCTCAAGCTGATGAAGTGCGGCGGCCTCACGGAGGCGAAACGCGCCATCCACGCCGCCCGCGCCCACGGGCTGGAGGTCATGCTCGGCTGCATGATAGAGTCGAACGCCGCCATCGCGGCGGGCTGTCACCTCGCGCCGCTGCTCGACTACGCCGACCTCGACGGCTCGCTCCTCCTCGCGGACGACCCCTACGAGGGCGTCCCGATGCCGAACGGCGAAATCGACCTCGACGCGCTCGACCGACCGGGAACCGGCGCGCAGCGTCGGTAA
- a CDS encoding DUF1611 domain-containing protein, giving the protein MNDPQRVVVLAHEKFPDRAKTATGVLKYADYDVVAVLDRDNPGTTAADHRRDLPDVPVVASMADAPDADALLVGISPIGGAFDETWRDDVRTALERGCDLISGLHYFLAEDEEFARLADGHGCDINDVRKPHDDLGVAQGKSADVDAEVVLTVGTDCSVGKMTATLELVEAARERGIDAGFIPTGQTGIMIAGWGNPVDRVVSDFTAGAVEEMILEKGDEHDVLFVEGQGSIVHPAYSAVTCGILHGAMADKLVLCHEATREAIHGYEEFALPDLSEYVSLYENLADPVHEVDVVAGMLNTSHVDDDVEAAEAVDAFADELGVPAVDPVRFGSADLIDGVF; this is encoded by the coding sequence ATGAACGACCCACAGCGAGTCGTCGTCCTCGCACACGAGAAGTTCCCCGACCGCGCGAAGACCGCCACGGGCGTCCTGAAGTACGCCGACTACGACGTGGTTGCCGTCCTCGACCGCGACAACCCCGGCACCACCGCCGCCGACCACCGCCGCGACCTCCCGGACGTGCCCGTCGTCGCCTCGATGGCCGACGCGCCCGACGCCGACGCCCTCCTCGTCGGCATCTCGCCCATCGGCGGCGCGTTCGACGAGACGTGGCGCGACGACGTTCGCACCGCCCTCGAACGCGGCTGTGACCTCATCTCCGGCCTCCACTACTTCCTCGCCGAAGACGAGGAGTTCGCCCGCCTCGCCGACGGACACGGCTGCGACATCAACGACGTTCGTAAGCCCCACGACGACCTCGGCGTCGCGCAGGGGAAATCCGCCGACGTGGACGCCGAAGTCGTCCTCACAGTCGGCACCGACTGTTCGGTCGGCAAGATGACCGCGACGCTCGAACTCGTCGAGGCCGCCCGCGAGCGGGGTATCGACGCGGGCTTCATCCCGACCGGCCAGACCGGCATCATGATTGCGGGCTGGGGCAACCCCGTCGACCGCGTCGTCAGCGACTTCACCGCCGGCGCGGTCGAGGAGATGATTCTGGAGAAAGGCGACGAACACGACGTGCTGTTCGTCGAGGGCCAAGGGAGCATCGTCCACCCCGCGTACTCCGCGGTCACCTGCGGTATCCTCCACGGCGCGATGGCCGACAAGCTCGTGCTCTGTCACGAGGCCACCCGCGAGGCGATTCACGGCTACGAGGAGTTCGCGCTCCCCGACCTCTCGGAGTACGTCTCGCTGTACGAGAACCTCGCGGACCCCGTCCACGAGGTCGACGTGGTCGCCGGGATGCTCAACACCTCCCACGTCGACGACGACGTGGAGGCGGCCGAGGCCGTCGACGCCTTCGCGGACGAACTCGGCGTCCCCGCGGTCGACCCCGTCCGCTTCGGCTCGGCCGACCTCATCGACGGGGTGTTCTAG
- a CDS encoding NAD(P)/FAD-dependent oxidoreductase, whose product MERVDVAIIGGGPAGTSAAHAAASAGASAVVLEKGVPRADRPGLGPDSTDAAGILDYWVDIMGIHPDEFPDAIVLDILDRAEFIGPNESLTLRSTGIDSSYDEFGYTFHRAKFDDWLRSRAEDAGAEYRVKASVRDVETDLDAAVDDARHVVRLANGEDVGAEFVVLADGPQRTVTNKVLDDLLPFPITDRLSSTEANHIAYQEHREFPPELFDEVDGAIKFWWGYMPGHTAYPWVFPNDDNVCRVGLTMPIGLDIDEVDDRDAYALLREDDERIPQGREYVRRLLEQEYGDEYDIDEDFPLVEDRGKTKGTETYAISSTRPIDSPAEAGIAVTGGAMGATSAFHEGGDHVAVRTGAIAGELAAEGDLSDYNERWKEAIGDEILRNVAMAEIVHDYGPAQWDKTFKAARKLLEKDEGYKAFGAAKLSAGFSAAKLATQYQRTKVKYRKGKYVQLREDEYAL is encoded by the coding sequence ATGGAACGCGTAGATGTCGCCATCATCGGCGGCGGTCCGGCCGGCACGTCGGCGGCACACGCCGCGGCCTCGGCCGGGGCCTCCGCCGTGGTCCTCGAAAAGGGCGTCCCCCGAGCAGACCGACCGGGCCTCGGGCCCGATTCGACGGACGCGGCCGGTATCCTCGACTACTGGGTGGACATCATGGGCATCCACCCCGACGAGTTCCCCGACGCCATCGTGCTCGACATCCTCGACCGCGCGGAGTTCATCGGGCCGAACGAGTCGCTGACGCTTCGAAGCACCGGTATCGACTCCTCGTACGACGAGTTCGGCTACACCTTCCACCGCGCGAAGTTCGACGACTGGCTCCGCAGTCGCGCCGAAGACGCCGGCGCGGAGTACCGCGTGAAAGCCTCCGTGCGCGACGTGGAGACCGACCTCGACGCCGCCGTCGACGACGCCCGCCACGTCGTCCGCCTCGCCAACGGCGAGGACGTGGGCGCGGAGTTCGTCGTCCTCGCCGACGGCCCCCAGCGGACGGTCACGAACAAGGTGCTCGACGACCTGCTTCCGTTCCCCATCACGGACCGGCTGTCGTCCACCGAGGCGAACCACATCGCCTATCAGGAGCACCGCGAGTTCCCGCCGGAACTGTTCGACGAGGTCGACGGCGCAATCAAGTTCTGGTGGGGCTACATGCCCGGCCACACGGCGTACCCGTGGGTGTTCCCGAACGACGACAACGTCTGCCGGGTCGGTCTCACGATGCCAATCGGCCTCGATATCGACGAGGTCGACGACCGCGATGCGTACGCGCTCCTCCGCGAGGACGACGAGCGCATCCCGCAGGGCCGCGAGTACGTCCGCCGCCTCCTCGAACAGGAGTACGGCGACGAGTACGACATCGACGAGGACTTCCCGCTCGTCGAGGACCGCGGGAAGACGAAGGGGACCGAGACGTACGCCATCTCCTCGACGCGACCCATCGACTCGCCCGCGGAAGCCGGAATCGCCGTCACCGGCGGCGCGATGGGCGCGACCTCCGCCTTCCACGAGGGCGGCGACCACGTCGCCGTCCGGACAGGGGCCATCGCCGGCGAGCTCGCCGCCGAGGGCGACCTGAGCGACTACAACGAGCGCTGGAAGGAGGCCATCGGCGACGAGATTCTCCGCAACGTCGCCATGGCCGAAATCGTCCACGACTACGGCCCCGCCCAGTGGGACAAGACGTTCAAGGCGGCCCGGAAACTCCTCGAAAAGGACGAGGGCTACAAGGCGTTCGGGGCCGCGAAGCTCAGCGCCGGGTTCAGCGCCGCCAAACTCGCCACGCAGTACCAGCGAACGAAAGTGAAGTACCGCAAGGGCAAGTACGTCCAACTGCGCGAAGACGAGTACGCGTTGTAG
- a CDS encoding zinc-binding dehydrogenase — translation MKAVQFTEHGDRGVLEYGDFPEPEVDPDEVLVDVKAASLNHLDIWTRRGLPGVELEMPHIPGSDMAGVVTEVGERVTRFEAGDRVALIAGVAGGGDEFSRKGDPTLAPDFHIIGEHVRGVHAEFAAIPEENLVPVPEGVPWEVAGSASLVFQTAWRMLVDRGELRPGEKVLVLGASGGVGHAAVQIADYAGAEVYATASTDEKLEYAEECGADHVINYEEDDFSKEIQTLTDGRGVDMVVDHIGEATYKQSLKSLVKGGRVVTCGATTGPDPGAGLNYIFWNQLSVIGSTMATPGEADEVLDLVWDGTFEPRIRETLPMSEIDRAHELIEERQGFGKVVVIPDSEL, via the coding sequence ATGAAAGCGGTCCAATTCACGGAACACGGCGACCGAGGCGTCCTCGAATACGGCGACTTCCCGGAGCCGGAGGTCGACCCCGACGAGGTCCTCGTCGACGTGAAGGCGGCGTCGCTCAACCACCTCGACATCTGGACGCGACGGGGGCTTCCGGGCGTCGAGTTGGAGATGCCGCACATCCCCGGCAGCGACATGGCCGGCGTCGTCACTGAGGTCGGCGAGCGCGTGACCCGGTTCGAGGCGGGCGACCGCGTCGCACTCATCGCGGGCGTCGCCGGCGGCGGCGACGAGTTCTCCCGGAAGGGCGACCCGACGCTCGCGCCGGACTTCCACATCATCGGTGAACACGTCCGCGGCGTCCACGCCGAGTTCGCGGCGATTCCCGAGGAGAACCTCGTGCCCGTCCCCGAGGGCGTGCCGTGGGAGGTCGCCGGCTCCGCGTCGCTCGTCTTCCAGACCGCATGGCGGATGCTCGTCGACCGCGGCGAACTCCGCCCCGGCGAGAAAGTGCTCGTCCTCGGCGCGTCCGGCGGCGTCGGCCACGCGGCCGTCCAAATCGCCGACTACGCGGGCGCTGAGGTGTACGCGACCGCCTCCACCGACGAGAAACTGGAGTACGCCGAGGAGTGCGGCGCGGACCACGTCATCAACTACGAGGAAGACGACTTCTCGAAGGAGATTCAGACGCTCACGGACGGCCGCGGTGTCGACATGGTCGTCGACCACATCGGCGAGGCCACCTACAAGCAGTCGCTCAAGAGCCTCGTCAAGGGCGGCCGCGTCGTCACCTGCGGAGCGACCACCGGCCCCGACCCGGGTGCGGGGCTCAACTACATCTTCTGGAACCAGCTTTCGGTCATCGGCTCGACGATGGCGACGCCCGGCGAGGCCGACGAGGTGCTCGACCTCGTCTGGGACGGCACCTTCGAACCCCGCATCCGCGAGACGCTCCCCATGAGCGAAATCGACCGCGCGCACGAACTCATCGAGGAGCGACAGGGCTTTGGCAAGGTGGTCGTAATCCCAGATAGTGAGCTCTGA